Proteins found in one Erythrobacter sp. KY5 genomic segment:
- a CDS encoding acyl-CoA thioesterase — MIRATAMPTDLNPYGGVFGGWLMAQMALGAGALASRVGKGKAVVVHATDFTFPGAMQVGDELSVYCKIIVRGNTSLTIQAEGVGRERDGEATTKVSAGTFKFVMLDENDRPRQVDRNA; from the coding sequence ATGATCCGCGCCACGGCAATGCCGACCGACCTCAATCCCTATGGCGGGGTCTTCGGCGGCTGGCTGATGGCGCAAATGGCTTTGGGTGCTGGCGCGCTGGCGAGCCGGGTTGGCAAGGGCAAGGCTGTAGTGGTGCACGCGACTGACTTCACTTTTCCCGGCGCGATGCAGGTTGGCGATGAGCTCAGCGTTTATTGCAAGATCATCGTGCGCGGCAACACTTCGCTGACCATTCAGGCAGAGGGGGTAGGGCGCGAACGCGATGGCGAGGCGACAACCAAGGTGAGCGCCGGGACATTCAAATTCGTCATGCTCGATGAGAATGATCGACCTCGCCAGGTGGACCGAAACGCATGA